The following coding sequences lie in one Spinacia oleracea cultivar Varoflay chromosome 1, BTI_SOV_V1, whole genome shotgun sequence genomic window:
- the LOC110801722 gene encoding protein NRT1/ PTR FAMILY 6.2, which translates to MSSIHAQAIDFKGLPADKSKTGGWIPAGLILGIELCERLSTMGIAVNLVTYLAGQMHLSTSASANIVTDFMGTSFLLCFLGGFLADSFLGRFRTVAISAVIQTIGTALLALSTRLPSLHPPPCDTTNSDKCEPANNFQMGILYLSLYLIALGTGGLKSSVSGFGADQFDENDEKEKANLAYFFNRFFFFITTGTLVAVTVLVYIQEEVSRTLAYGICSVSMFIAIFAFFLGTKRYRYQRSHGSPISHILQVIVAATRKRKMNLPYNTGLLYETFSDTSRIHHTDQFRFLDKAAIIGEGDHVKGGISDCNPWTTCSVTRVEEVKAVIRLLPIWATTILFWTTYAQILTFSVEQASTMKRSIGSFQIPAASLTVFFVLAVLVTLAVYDRVVIPLWKKWRGKAGLTNLQRISLGLLLSVIGMAAATMSELKRQSVARANPGTSVLPVSVFFLIPQFLLIGAGEAFTYTGQLDFFITESPKGMKGLSTGLFLVTISLGFFVSSFLVFIIQKITTSFGSGQGWIGDNINKGRLDCFYGLLCMLSFINFGLFIVAANWYTAQKSEPILQKISPAEEC; encoded by the exons ATGAGTTCAATCCACGCACAAGCTATTGACTTTAAAGGATTGCCTGCTGACAAGTCTAAAACCGGCGGTTGGATACCTGCAGGCTTGATTTTAG GAATTGAGTTATGTGAGAGGCTTTCTACGATGGGTATAGCAGTGAACCTTGTGACTTACTTGGCTGGACAAATGCACCTGTCTACTTCAGCATCAGCCAATATTGTCACTGATTTTATGGGCACTTCATTTCTCTTGTGTTTTCTAGGAGGTTTCCTTGCAGATTCCTTCCTTGGTAGATTCAGAACTGTTGCTATCTCTGCCGTTATTCAGACCATA GGAACTGCCTTATTAGCTCTGTCAACGAGACTGCCAAGCTTGCATCCACCACCTTGTGACACCACCAATTCAGACAAATGCGAGCCTGCTAATAACTTCCAAATGGGAATTCTGTATCTCTCGCTTTACCTCATTGCACTTGGGACAGGTGGCTTGAAGTCAAGTGTTTCAGGATTTGGAGCTGATCAATTTGATGAGAATGACGAGAAAGAAAAGGCTAACTTGGCCTACTTCTTTAATAGGTTCTTCTTCTTTATTACAACAGGAACTTTAGTGGCAGTTACAGTGCTTGTCTATATTCAAGAGGAAGTTAGTCGAACCCTGGCTTATGGCATTTGCTCAGTATCAATGTTTATTGCCATCTTTGCATTCTTTTTGGGAACCAAGCGATACAGATATCAGAGAAGTCATGGAAGTCCCATTTCTCATATTCTGCAAGTTATTGTAGCTGCCACCAGGAAAAGGAAAATGAATCTTCCTTACAATACAGGATTGCTCTATGAAACTTTTTCTGATACTTCAAGAATACATCACACTGATCAATTCAG ATTCTTGGATAAAGCTGCAATCATTGGCGAAGGAGATCATGTGAAAGGTGGTATCTCGGATTGCAATCCCTGGACAACCTGTTCAGTTACTAGAGTGGAGGAGGTGAAGGCAGTGATTAGACTACTGCCTATTTGGGCAACAACAATCTTATTTTGGACTACATATGCACAGATACTCACCTTCTCAGTCGAACAAGCATCCACTATGAAGAGATCAATTGGCAGTTTTCAAATACCCGCTGCCTCACTAACTGTATTCTTTGTTTTAGCTGTGTTAGTCACTCTGGCTGTTTATGATCGCGTAGTCATACCTCTGTGGAAGAAATGGAGAGGAAAAGCTG GTCTCACCAACCTGCAAAGAATTTCTCTCGGTCTACTTCTATCTGTGATAGGAATGGCAGCTGCAACAATGTCTGAACTGAAACGTCAATCAGTGGCCAGAGCTAACCCTGGAACATCAGTTCTTCCAGTCAGTGTTTTCTTTCTGATTCCACAGTTCTTGTTGATAGGTGCTGGAGAAGCTTTCACATACACCGGACAGTTGGATTTCTTCATAACTGAGTCACCTAAAGGGATGAAAGGGTTGAGCACGGGCCTTTTTCTTGTTACCATCTCACTGGGATTCTTTGTTAGCAGTTTTTTGGTTTTTATCATTCAGAAAATCACTACAAGCTTTGGTTCAGGTCAAGGATGGATAGGCGACAACATTAATAAGGGGAGACTTGATTGCTTTTATGGACTTCTGTGTATGTTAAGCTTTATAAATTTTGGATTGTTCATTGTTGCTGCTAACTGGTACACCGCACAGAAATCCGAGCCTATTCTGCAGAAAATTTCACCAGCAGAAGAGTGTTGA